AGCATTGCGACGTTGGACCACCTGTCGGGCGGGCGGGTGAGCCTCGGCGTCGGGTTCGGGTGGAACACCGACGAGCTCGCCGACCACGGGGTACCGCCCGGGCGGCGTCGCACCATGCTGCGGGAGTACATCGAGGCGATGCGCGAGCTATGGACCAAAGAGGAGGCCGCCTACGACGGCGAGTTCGTCACGTTCGGCCCCAGCTGGGCTTGGCCCAAGCCGGTGCAGCCGCACATCCCCGTCCTGGTCGGCGCGGCCGGGAACGAGAAGAACTTCAAGTGGATCGCCCGCAGCGCCGACGGCTGGATCACCACTCCGCGCGATTTCGACATCGACGAGCCCGTGAAGCTGCTGCAGGACACCTGGGCGGCCGCCGGCCGCGACGGTGCGCCGCAGATCGTCGCGCTGGACTTCAAGCCGGTGCCCGAGAAGCTTGCTAAATGGGCCGAGCTCGGGGTGACCGAGGTGCTCTTCGGCCTGCCGGACCGGCCCGAGGGTGAGATCGCCGCGTACGTCGAGCGGCTGGCCGGCAAGTTGGCCGCTCTCGTCTAACCCCGCGAGCAGACGCAAAAGCGCCGCGACACGCCGTCTGCGGCGCACTTTTGCGTCTGCTCGTGCAAGATGGTGTCAGGCCAGGGTGCAGCGGTTGCCGTAGTCGAAGGACCGCACCCGGACCCGGTGCCCCAACGGGTCGCCCTTGATCAGCAGCGCGATCAATTCGTCGTCTTCGGTCGTCGACAGGAACCGGCTGCCGTCGTCCAGCCGGCCGATGATGATCCCGGTCGCTCGCCCGTCGTCTCGCCGCACCGTGTAGGTCTCGACGGTGCCCGCCCCATCGGCCTGCTCGGTCACCGCCACCGTGGGCCAGCCGTCGACCTCCGCCTGCGCCTGAGCGCTGCGGTCGGGCTTCCATTCCGTCGGAGTGGTGGAGTACACGCCGACCGAGTACTTGCTCAAGATTCCGCCGTTGGCGCCGACGAGGCCGAATTCGCCGGGCCTGCTTCGCAATTGCTGGACGGTCTCGGCGATTGCGTGCATCGAGTAGTTGTTGCCCGCGCCGCCGAAGAACGGCAGCCCGCCGGTCAGGGTCAGGCCGCGCGGATCGTCGGGCGCAATGCCCATGCCGTCGCAGATGTTGAACACCGGCACCGGAAAGCAGCTGTACAGATCGAACGTGGCGATGTCGTCGACGCCGACGCCGGCCATCACCAGCGCCTCACGCATGGCCAGCACGGCCGACGGCGCGTGCCCGAGGTCCGGGCGCTGCAATAGGGACTGCTCCTCCAGATCGGCGTGGCCGTGCAGGTATACCCACCTGTCCTCGGGCACCCCGAGGCGACGGGCCGCCTCAACCGACATCAGCAGCGCGGCCGCGCCCTGATTGACCTGGTCGCGGGCGACCATCAACCGCGGGTACGGCTCCGCGATCATGCGGTTGCTCTCGGTCACGGTGAGCAGCTCGTCGATCGTCCGTTCGACCGGGGCGGCCGCGAAGGGATTCCCCGCGGCGATCTTGGTGAACGGCGCGAAAAGCTCCGCCATCCGCCGCCGGTACTCCGCCGGCCCCAACCCGGTCCCGGCCCGGCGGGCGTTCTCCAGCAACGCGTACTGGATCGGCGCGCTGGTCAGCCCGTGGCTGACGGTGTACCGCGAGACGAGCTTCTCGATGCCCTGGCCCCGGTCTTCAAGGTCACCGTCGACCGTCTCGGTGAAGTCGGGCCGTGCTTCGGCCTTCGCGAAGTAGCGCAGCGTCGAGGTGGCGTCCGAACCGAACACCATCGCGACCTGGGAGCGGCCCGCCGTGATCTCCCCCGCCAGCTCGCTGATCAGGTGCTGGGGGCCCTGTCCCCCAACGATTTCGAGGATCGCGCGGCGCGGCGCGGCGCCGATGCGGTTGGCGACCGAACGGGGGTAGTCGTTCGACCGCCCCAGCGGGGCTTTGACCACACCCGAGATCTCGAACTGCCGCACGCCGGCCACGGTGTCGATGGACGCTGCGACGTCCTCGCCAGCGCAGTCATCGACGGCGGCACGGGCAGCCGCGGCGGCCAGCTCGACGGGCGACATCCCACGGTAGGTCGCGTCGTCGATG
This genomic window from Mycobacterium saskatchewanense contains:
- a CDS encoding LLM class F420-dependent oxidoreductase, whose protein sequence is MDYGLVLFTSDRGISPAAAAKLADDHGFQTFYVPEHTHIPIKREAAHPTTGDASLPDDRYMRTLDPWVSLGAACAVTSRVRLSTAVALPVEHDPITLAKSIATLDHLSGGRVSLGVGFGWNTDELADHGVPPGRRRTMLREYIEAMRELWTKEEAAYDGEFVTFGPSWAWPKPVQPHIPVLVGAAGNEKNFKWIARSADGWITTPRDFDIDEPVKLLQDTWAAAGRDGAPQIVALDFKPVPEKLAKWAELGVTEVLFGLPDRPEGEIAAYVERLAGKLAALV
- a CDS encoding acetyl-CoA acetyltransferase: MNLDPNTPVVVGVGQAAERIDDATYRGMSPVELAAAAARAAVDDCAGEDVAASIDTVAGVRQFEISGVVKAPLGRSNDYPRSVANRIGAAPRRAILEIVGGQGPQHLISELAGEITAGRSQVAMVFGSDATSTLRYFAKAEARPDFTETVDGDLEDRGQGIEKLVSRYTVSHGLTSAPIQYALLENARRAGTGLGPAEYRRRMAELFAPFTKIAAGNPFAAAPVERTIDELLTVTESNRMIAEPYPRLMVARDQVNQGAAALLMSVEAARRLGVPEDRWVYLHGHADLEEQSLLQRPDLGHAPSAVLAMREALVMAGVGVDDIATFDLYSCFPVPVFNICDGMGIAPDDPRGLTLTGGLPFFGGAGNNYSMHAIAETVQQLRSRPGEFGLVGANGGILSKYSVGVYSTTPTEWKPDRSAQAQAEVDGWPTVAVTEQADGAGTVETYTVRRDDGRATGIIIGRLDDGSRFLSTTEDDELIALLIKGDPLGHRVRVRSFDYGNRCTLA